A stretch of Primulina tabacum isolate GXHZ01 chromosome 13, ASM2559414v2, whole genome shotgun sequence DNA encodes these proteins:
- the LOC142522690 gene encoding elongin-A-like isoform X1: MMHKVPSLVDLCIQVAVDNVRYLGDVGDTDFHLLERILPHCTLDQLMHIENSTKGRDLSPATDELWKKFYMRLFGIESANIVVEKMRQKRVVFKWKKLYEAKLKDIEEATQKSLDRIKKRYQEEDARKQSRQVQLCTKVPPSCRKRSFEGGSRICNAKSGLMKKAKLEFLNSHEVKNLAAMKRKAVHRNYSNSFSVPSAKKPSLGSGLTAAALSKLAKPMQKRF; this comes from the exons ATGATGCATAAAGTACCTTCTTTAGTTGATTTATGCATTCAGGTGGCAGTAGATAATGTTAGATATCTGGGAGATGTTGGAGACACAGACTTTCATCTCTTAGAGCGCATTCTACCCCACTGTACACTTGACCAATTGATGCATATTGAGAACAGTACAAAA GGGAGAGATCTAAGCCCTGCAACTGATGAGCTGTGGAAAAAGTTTTACATGCGCCTATTTGGTATCGAAAGTGCCAATATCGTGGTTGAAAAGATGAGACAGAAACGAGTAGTCTTTAAATGGAAGAAATTGTACGAG GCAAAGTTAAAAGATATAGAAGAGGCAACACAAAAGTCTCTTGACCGAATAAAGAAAAGATATCAAGAAGAGGATGCTA GGAAGCAAAGTCGACAAGTgcagctgtgcacaaaggttCCACCTTCTTGCAGAAAAAGAAGCTTTGAAG GTGGAAGCAGAATTTGTAATGCTAAGAGTGGCTTGATGAAGAAGGCAAAGCTAGAATTCCTCAACAG CCATGAGGTTAAGAACTTAGCAGCAATGAAGCGTAAGGCGGTGCACAGGAACTACAG CAATTCTTTCAGTGTTCCGTCCGCGAAGAAACCAAGTTTGGGTTCTGGGTTAACTGCTGCTGCTTTATCCAAATTGGCAAAGCCAATGCAGAAAAGATTTTAA
- the LOC142522542 gene encoding citrate synthase, glyoxysomal-like, with protein MGSVNHSTVARGRLAVLSAHLSAPNDKSGTVSTGILESSTCSAAVEPPVDLRGSLEIIDQRTGKRYQVQVSEEGTLKATDLKKITTGNNDKGLKLYDPGYLNTAPVRSSVSYIDGDEGVLRYRGYPIEELAEGSSFLEVAYLLMYGNLPSESQLADWEFTVSQHSAVPQGILDIIQSMPHDAHPMGVLVSAMSALSVFHPDANPALRGQDLYKSKQVRDKQIVRILGKAPTIAAAAYLRMAGRPPVLPSGNLSYSENFLYMLDSLGNRTYKPNPRLARALDILFVLHAEHEMNCSTAAARHLASSGVDVYTALSGAVGALYGPLHGGANEAVLKMLGEIGSIDNIPEFIEGVKNRKRKMSGFGHRVYKNYDPRAKVIKKLAEEVFSIVGRDPLIEVAMALEKAALSDEYFVKRKLYPNVDFYSGLIYRAMGFPTEFFPVLFAIPRMAGYLAHWKESLDDPDTKIMRPAQVYTGVWLRHYMPLKERMSSAETDKLGQVSVSNATKRRLSGSEA; from the exons ATGGGAAGCGTGAATCATTCTACGGTTGCTCGAGGCCGCTTAGCAGTGCTATCAGCTCATCTCTCAGCTCCAAATGATAAATCCGGCACCGTTTCAACCGGAATCCTGGAATCTTCCACCTGCTCAGCCGCCGTGGAGCCTCCTGTGGATCTCAGAGGATCACTGGAAATTATCGATCAGCGTACCGGTAAAAGGTACCAGGTTCAGGTATCTGAAGAAGGCACTCTCAAAGCCACCGACTTGAAAAAG ATAACGACGGGTAACAATGATAAGGGGCTCAAGCTTTATGATCCTGGATATCTTAATACGGCTCCGGTTCGATCGTCCGTTTCCTACATTGATGGTGATGAAGGGGTTCTTAGATACAGGGGTTATCCTATCGAGGAACTGGCCGAGGGGAGTTCCTTTCTGGAAGTGGCTTATCTTTTGA TGTACGGTAATTTACCATCTGAAAGCCAGTTGGCAGATTGGGAATTTACAGTTTCACAGCATTCAGCTGTTCCACAAGGGATATTG GATATTATACAGTCGATGCCCCATGATGCACACCCAATGGGTGTCCTTGTCAGTGCAATGAGTGCTCTTTCTGTCTTTCATCCAGATGCTAATCCAGCTTTAAGA GGGCAAGACTTATACAAGTCTAAACAAGTGAGAGACAAACAAATAGTACGCATACTGGGGAAG GCGCCAACTATAGCTGCTGCCGCTTATTTGAGGATGGCTGGTAGGCCACCGGTTCTACCATCTGGCAACCTTTCATACTCAGAGAACTTCTTATATATGCTTGATTCATT GGGCAACAGAACTTATAAACCAAATCCTCGACTTGCTCGGGCCCTCGATATTCTTTTTGTATTGCATGCAGAACATGAAATGAATTGCTCCACTGCTGCTGCTAGGCACCTAGCTTCAAG TGGTGTTGATGTGTATACAGCCCTTTCTGGAGCAGTTGGAGCCTTGTATGGTCCCCTTCATGGTGGAGCTAATGAG GCTGTGCTCAAGATGCTGGGTGAGATTGGAAGTATTGACAACATACCAGAGTTCATTGAAGGTGTAAAAAATAG GAAGCGTAAAATGTCTGGTTTCGGGCACCGTGTCTACAAAAACTACGATCCCCGAGCGAAGGTTATCAAGAAACTTGCTGAAGAAGTATTTTCGATTGTTGGCCGGGATCCTCTAATAGAG GTGGCCATGGCTTTGGAAAAAGCTGCCCTATCTGATGAATATTTTGTGAAGCGGAAGTTGTATCCCAATGTTGACTTCTATTCTGGGTTAATCTATAG GGCAATGGGTTTTCCCACAGAGTTCTTTCCTGTTTTGTTTGCAATTCCTCGAATGGCTGGTTATTTAGcccactggaaagaatctctggaTGACCCCGACACAAAGATAATGAGACCAGCGCAG GTGTACACTGGAGTATGGCTACGGCACTACATGCCACTGAAAGAAAGGATGTCGTCTGCAGAAACTGATAAACTTGGTCAAGTGTCCGTCTCGAATGCGACAAAGCGGCGATTGTCTGGATCCGAAGCCTAG
- the LOC142522855 gene encoding agamous-like MADS-box protein MADS1 isoform X2 produces MAFPNQESESSNSLRKNGRGKIEIKRIENTTNRQVTFCKRRNGLLKKAYELSVLCDAEVALVVFSSRGRLYEYANNSVRATIDRYKKASSDPSNTVSTSEANTQFYQQEAAKLRRQIREIQTSNRQILGDGVSSMSLKELKNTESKVEKAISRIRSKKNELLFAEIELMQKRELELHNANMYLRAKIAENERAQQQMNLINPAAAGGSEYQPMSSQTYDVHNFLPVVNLLEPNHPYSRQDQTPLQLV; encoded by the exons ATGGCGTTTCCTAATCAAGAATCTGAGTCATCGAATTCATTGAGGAAAAATGGGAGAGGAAAGATTGAGATCAAGAGGATTGAAAACACCACGAATCGACAGGTCACCTTCTGCAAAAGGAGAAATGGGTTGCTTAAGAAGGCCTATGAGTTGTCTGTTTTGTGTGATGCTGAAGTTGCCCTTGTTGTCTTCTCAAGCCGTGGAAGGCTGTATGAATATGCTAATAACAG TGTTAGGGCTACTATTGACAGGTACAAGAAAGCGAGCTCTGATCCCTCCAATACTGTGTCAACATCTGAAGCTAACACTCAG TTTTACCAGCAAGAAGCCGCCAAGCTGCGCAGACAAATAAGAGAGATACAGACTTCAAACAG GCAAATTCTTGGGGATGGTGTTAGCTCCATGTCTTTGAAAGAACTGAAGAATACTGAAAGCAAAGTGGAGAAAGCTATCAGCAGAATCCGTTCCAAGAAG AATGAATTGCTATTTGCTGAGATAGAGCTTATGCAGAAGAGG GAGCTGGAGCTGCACAATGCTAACATGTATCTGCGAGCAAAG ATAGCTGAGAATGAGAGAGCACAGCAGCAAATGAACTTGATCAATCCTGCAGCAGCTGGAGGCTCAGAGTATCAGCCTATGTCATCTCAGACATACGATGTTCACAACTTCCTCCCAGTCGTCAACCTTCTTGAACCCAATCACCCCTACTCTCGCCAGGACCAAACTCCTCTCCAACTAGT TTGA
- the LOC142522318 gene encoding uncharacterized protein LOC142522318, with amino-acid sequence MADFDKNGSVDQCEESRAEETVPVAESGSPKDSIVKYLEEEFSEAARSVVDKVAESSFVEEVEKLVHVSDPWDALKNLGCHKDEQNKEAPEESTLPASDENVGESPEKTSDKTQVVASKERETDDLHENQKATHTQPFVAVSASSKASWANCCGLLDFLKPSDQ; translated from the exons ATGGCTGACTTTGATAAAAATGGAAGTGTGGACCAATGTGAAGAATCCAGGGCGGAGGAGACGGTTCCGGTTGCGGAATCCGGGTCTCCAAAGGATTCGATCGTGAAGTATTTGGAGGAGGAATTCAGTGAAGCGGCAAGATCAGTGGTGGACAAGGTGGCAGAGTCTTCTTTTGTTGAAGAAGTTGAGAAGTTGGTTCATGTGTCGGATCCATGGGATGCTCTCAAGAATTTAGGTTGTCACAAAGATGAACAGAATAAGGAGGCCCCGGAGGAGAGCACGTTGCCAGCTTCAGATGAAAACGTTGGAGAATCCCCAGAGAAAACCTCCGACAAAACTCAGGTCGTGGCCTCAAAAGAGCGAGAAACGGATGATCTGCATGAAAATCAAAAAGCCACACACACTCAG CCATTTGTTGCTGTAAGTGCTTCATCAAAGGCTTCTTGGGCGAATTGCTGCGGTTTGCTGGACTTTCTGAAACCTTCCGACCAGTGA
- the LOC142522855 gene encoding agamous-like MADS-box protein MADS1 isoform X1, with the protein MAFPNQESESSNSLRKNGRGKIEIKRIENTTNRQVTFCKRRNGLLKKAYELSVLCDAEVALVVFSSRGRLYEYANNSVRATIDRYKKASSDPSNTVSTSEANTQFYQQEAAKLRRQIREIQTSNRQILGDGVSSMSLKELKNTESKVEKAISRIRSKKNELLFAEIELMQKRELELHNANMYLRAKVQIAENERAQQQMNLINPAAAGGSEYQPMSSQTYDVHNFLPVVNLLEPNHPYSRQDQTPLQLV; encoded by the exons ATGGCGTTTCCTAATCAAGAATCTGAGTCATCGAATTCATTGAGGAAAAATGGGAGAGGAAAGATTGAGATCAAGAGGATTGAAAACACCACGAATCGACAGGTCACCTTCTGCAAAAGGAGAAATGGGTTGCTTAAGAAGGCCTATGAGTTGTCTGTTTTGTGTGATGCTGAAGTTGCCCTTGTTGTCTTCTCAAGCCGTGGAAGGCTGTATGAATATGCTAATAACAG TGTTAGGGCTACTATTGACAGGTACAAGAAAGCGAGCTCTGATCCCTCCAATACTGTGTCAACATCTGAAGCTAACACTCAG TTTTACCAGCAAGAAGCCGCCAAGCTGCGCAGACAAATAAGAGAGATACAGACTTCAAACAG GCAAATTCTTGGGGATGGTGTTAGCTCCATGTCTTTGAAAGAACTGAAGAATACTGAAAGCAAAGTGGAGAAAGCTATCAGCAGAATCCGTTCCAAGAAG AATGAATTGCTATTTGCTGAGATAGAGCTTATGCAGAAGAGG GAGCTGGAGCTGCACAATGCTAACATGTATCTGCGAGCAAAG GTCCAGATAGCTGAGAATGAGAGAGCACAGCAGCAAATGAACTTGATCAATCCTGCAGCAGCTGGAGGCTCAGAGTATCAGCCTATGTCATCTCAGACATACGATGTTCACAACTTCCTCCCAGTCGTCAACCTTCTTGAACCCAATCACCCCTACTCTCGCCAGGACCAAACTCCTCTCCAACTAGT TTGA
- the LOC142522854 gene encoding trifunctional UDP-glucose 4,6-dehydratase/UDP-4-keto-6-deoxy-D-glucose 3,5-epimerase/UDP-4-keto-L-rhamnose-reductase RHM3-like, with product MAKYKPKNVLITGAAGFIASHVANRLIRNYPEYRIIVLDKLAYCSNFKNLEPSRSFPNFKFVEGDVCSADLVKYILDTENIDTIMHFAAQTHVDNSFGNSFEFIKNNVYGTCVLLEACKVFGKIKRFVHVSTDEVYGETDENATVGNHEASQLLPTNPYSASKAGAEMLVMAYGRSYGLPVIITRGNNVYGPHQFPEKLVPKFILLAMNGKPLPIHGDGSNVRSYLYCEDVAEAFEIVLHRGEVGHVYNVGTDEEKRVLDVATDICRLFSLDPSETIKFVENRPFNDQRYFLDTQKLKKLGWSERTKWENGLRKTMEWYVRNFDWWGDVSAALLPHPRMLSCHVTEKDHPNAGRCNDKESTNVPKSRL from the coding sequence ATGGCGAAATATAAACCAAAGAATGTTCTGATCACTGGAGCTGCTGGATTTATAGCGTCACATGTTGCAAATAGGCTAATTCGGAATTACCCGGAGTACCGAATAATTGTTCTTGATAAGCTAGCTTACTGctcaaattttaaaaacctTGAACCTTCCCGATCTTTTCCCAATTTTAAATTCGTAGAGGGAGATGTTTGTAGTGCTGACCTTGTGAAGTATATACTCGACACAGAGAACATCGACACTATTATGCACTTTGCCGCACAAACACATGTAGACAATTCATTTGGCAATAGTTTTGAGTTTATCAAGAACAATGTTTATGGTACTTGTGTACTTCTTGAAGCTTGCAAAGTTTTCGGGAAAATTAAGAGATTCGTCCATGTGAGCACTGATGAGGTCTATGGGGAGACGGATGAAAATGCAACTGTTGGTAACCATGAGGCTTCACAGCTCCTCCCAACAAACCCTTATTCTGCATCTAAAGCCGGGGCTGAAATGCTTGTTATGGCATATGGACGGTCATATGGTTTACCGGTTATAATCACGAGAGGAAACAATGTATATGGTCCCCACCAATTTCCTGAGAAGTTGGTCCCAAAATTTATTCTCTTAGCTATGAACGGAAAGCCCCTTCCAATTCACGGGGATGGATCCAATGTTAGAAGTTATCTTTATTGTGAAGATGTTGCCGAGGCTTTTGAGATCGTTCTTCACAGGGGTGAAGTGGGACATGTTTATAATGTTGGGACGGATGAGGAAAAGAGAGTTCTTGATGTAGCTACAGATATTTGTCGACTCTTTTCATTAGATCCTTCCGAAACAATAAAGTTTGTGGAGAATAGACCTTTTAATGATCAAAGATACTTCTTGGACACCCAAAAGCTGAAAAAATTGGGATGGTCGGAGCGAACTAAATGGGAAAACGGTCTGAGGAAAACTATGGAGTGGTATGTGAGAAATTTTGACTGGTGGGGTGACGTTTCTGCAGCATTACTCCCTCATCCTAGAATGCTTTCGTGCCATGTCACTGAGAAAGATCATCCCAATGCAGGGCGATGTAATGATAAAGAATCCACAAATGTACCCAAAAGTCGCCTTTGA
- the LOC142522690 gene encoding elongin-A-like isoform X2, with product MMHKVPSLVDLCIQVAVDNVRYLGDVGDTDFHLLERILPHCTLDQLMHIENSTKGRDLSPATDELWKKFYMRLFGIESANIVVEKMRQKRVVFKWKKLYEAKLKDIEEATQKSLDRIKKRYQEEDARKQSRQVQLCTKVPPSCRKRSFEGGSRICNAKSGLMKKAKLEFLNSHEVKNLAAMKRKAVHRNYSVPSAKKPSLGSGLTAAALSKLAKPMQKRF from the exons ATGATGCATAAAGTACCTTCTTTAGTTGATTTATGCATTCAGGTGGCAGTAGATAATGTTAGATATCTGGGAGATGTTGGAGACACAGACTTTCATCTCTTAGAGCGCATTCTACCCCACTGTACACTTGACCAATTGATGCATATTGAGAACAGTACAAAA GGGAGAGATCTAAGCCCTGCAACTGATGAGCTGTGGAAAAAGTTTTACATGCGCCTATTTGGTATCGAAAGTGCCAATATCGTGGTTGAAAAGATGAGACAGAAACGAGTAGTCTTTAAATGGAAGAAATTGTACGAG GCAAAGTTAAAAGATATAGAAGAGGCAACACAAAAGTCTCTTGACCGAATAAAGAAAAGATATCAAGAAGAGGATGCTA GGAAGCAAAGTCGACAAGTgcagctgtgcacaaaggttCCACCTTCTTGCAGAAAAAGAAGCTTTGAAG GTGGAAGCAGAATTTGTAATGCTAAGAGTGGCTTGATGAAGAAGGCAAAGCTAGAATTCCTCAACAG CCATGAGGTTAAGAACTTAGCAGCAATGAAGCGTAAGGCGGTGCACAGGAACTACAG TGTTCCGTCCGCGAAGAAACCAAGTTTGGGTTCTGGGTTAACTGCTGCTGCTTTATCCAAATTGGCAAAGCCAATGCAGAAAAGATTTTAA